A single region of the Silene latifolia isolate original U9 population chromosome 8, ASM4854445v1, whole genome shotgun sequence genome encodes:
- the LOC141596355 gene encoding PLASTID TRANSCRIPTIONALLY ACTIVE protein 6, chloroplastic translates to MTTSLLFFPPKPPLLLPHTFLPPPSPPLSTSLHRHNHHQPPYQPHPPPPHTRRRGDFRVFSDDGDGDNEYEMDEDEEIEEVDNKKDFDPLFESVSDSGSGFGDDVIHMGAQSKSFVSTQGSDFDTVVDYRINEDEFHKFQLFDCDFFIRKPPDPDNDVFDFREMYVTPPDTDVYSIPKVLAPMPDKYIRCAKSDFGCYNVTEPPIDAPRDPMYKSEREIWKIFLTKHYRNRRFTDPEFVLDFEEIYVIDSKSKAITRAKVLVTCPEGRNRDRKSDLLVIRDNGNTFKIIPSSERVSAATVIAREEWTQTRQDMERHLRKLRDFSVSNWF, encoded by the exons ATGACAACATccctcctcttcttccctccaaAACCCCCACTCCTCCTCCCCCACACTTTCCTCCCTCCGCCATCTCCACCACTTTCCACCTCTCtccaccgccacaaccaccaccaaccaccttaCCAACCCCATCCACCTCCACCCCACACCCGCCGTCGCGGCGACTTCCGCGTTTTCTCCGACGACGGCGATGGAGACAACGAATACGAAATGGACGAAGACGAGGAAATAGAAGAAGTCGATAATAAAAAAGACTTTGACCCGCTTTTCGAGTCGGTTTCCGACTCCGGTTCCGGGTTTGGAGATGATGTTATTCATATGGGTGCTCAAAGTAAGAGCTTTGTTTCTACTCAAGGTTCAGATTTTGATACGGTTGTTGATTATCGGATTAATGAAGATGAGTTTCATAAGTTTCAGCTTTTTGATTGTGATTTCTTTATTCGTAAGCCTCCTGATCCTGATAATGATGTCTTCGATTTTCGCGAG ATGTACGTTACGCCACCAGATACAGATGTATACTCAATTCCAAAGGTTCTCGCTCCAATGCCTGATAAG TATATACGATGTGCAAAGAGTGATTTTGGGTGCTACAATGTGACGGAGCCACCTATTGACGCTCCTAGAGATCCAATGTATAAATCCGAAAGAGAAATTTGGAAG ATTTTCTTGACAAAGCATTACAGAAATCGAAGATTTACTGACCCAGAATTTGTGTTGGACTTTGAAGAGATATAtgtcatagattcaaaatctaagGCCATAACCCGAGCAAAAGTTTTG GTCACTTGCCCTGAAGGTAGGAACAGGGACCGGAAAAGCGACTTGCTTGTTATACGTGATAATGGGAACACGTTCAAGATAATTCCCTCA AGTGAAAGAGTTAGTGCGGCAACTGTGATAGCAAGGGAAGAGTGGACACAAACCCGACAAGACATGGAGCGTCATCTCAGGAAGCTCCGTGATTTTAGCGTATCAAACTGGTTCTAG
- the LOC141596361 gene encoding ubinuclein-2-like isoform X3, with translation MTEGAGTSAVTGGETTPSPATARTATSEKVGDRMRFTVEIRPGETTIVSWKKLMKDAAKAEGGGTSATAAVTAEVTAATAAVPALEARLAPVQPAANEDPPAPNRFSAVIEKIERLYKGKDSSDEEDLNDVPDDDQYDTEDSFIDDAELDEYFQVDKSKTKHDGYFVNKGILEKVVEPTESANPQPNKRRRKDVAKAAGSSDDGQGPRKRMKEGNKGTGKSLLSEKGVLHTSEGPIAKCSSESKFQNHHKIVANDKPLLDSSLRISHDDGSLTLAQISEKQKIGSFPAKKTSSKLKESRGNGDRTESIHNSHSLINDSGETKIVLHQKDNSVMRERIDLNLPDTKHSIQPVKNPVMHKKEISSGKSKANVLEKAIRDLEKSVAESRPPAVDALDGDSSSPYIKRRLPREIMQKLAKVARLAHASNGTVSNELLSRLMGFLGHLCQVRTLKRHLKVMVTTSLSAKQEKDDKFQLIKKEVVEMVKTSVPSLISKATEQQSGGSVDLQVSSHAEKAAKSQQFMDPTLEDKICDLYDIFVDGLDEDAAPQVRKLYAELAQLWPKGVMDNHGIKRAICRAKERKRTLDDKNKVECSLTI, from the exons ATGACTGAGGGTGCTGGAACTTCCGCCGTTACCGGCGGTGAAACGACGCCGTCGCCGGCGACGGCGAGAACGGCAACGTCGGAGAAGGTTGGTGATAGGATGAGGTTTACGGTCGAGATACGGCCGGGGGAAACTACGATTGTATCGTGGAAGAAGCTTATGAAAGACGCTGCTAAGGCGGAAGGCGGTGGAACTTCCGCCACCGCCGCTGTCACAGCTGAGGTTACTGCTGCCACTGCAGCGGTGCCAGCTCTCGAAGCGCGGCTTGCTCCG GTTCAACCTGCTGCAAATGAGGATCCACCTGCGCCAAATCGTTTCAGTGCTGTTATTGAGAAAATTGAACGCCTTTATAAG GGCAAAGATAGCAGTGATGAGGAAGACCTTAATGACGTTCCAGATGATGATCAATATGATACAGAGGACTCATTCATTGATGACGCTGAACTG GATGAGTATTTTCAGGTGGATAAGTCAAAGACAAAGCATGATGGCTACTTTGTTAATAAGGGGATCCTAGAGAAAGT AGTTGAGCCAACAGAGTCAGCTAATCCTCAGCCAAATAAGAGGCGGAGGAAAGACGTGGCAAAGGCAGCTGGTAGTAGTGATGATGGTCAAGGTCCAAGAAAACGTATGAAGGAAGGTAACAAGGGTACTGGAAAATCATTATTATCTGAAAAGGGTGTTTTGCATACATCTGAAGGCCCTATTGCGAAGTGCTCCAGTGAATCCAAATTTCAGAATCACCACAAGATTGTGGCCAACGATAAACCTTTGCTGGATTCATCCTTGAGGATATCACATGATGATGGGTCCTTAACGTTAGCGCAGATTAGTGAAAAACAAAAGATTGGTAGCTTCCCAGCAAAAAAAACTAGTAGCAAGTTGAAAGAGTCCAGGGGAAATGGTGATAGAACTGAATCAATTCATAACTCTCACTCTCTAATAAACGATTCTGGGGAGACTAAAATAGTTTTACATCAGAAGGATAATAGTGTGATGCGTGAAAGAATAGACCTTAATCTTCCCGACACCAAGCATTCCATCCAGCCAGTG AAAAATCCTGTTATGCACAAAAAGGAAATTTCTAGTGGAAAGTCAAAAGCGAATGTGTTGGAAAAGGCCATTAGAGATCTGGAGAAGAGCGTAGCAGAAT CCAGACCACCAGCTGTAGATGCTCTAGATGGAGACTCTTCGTCACCATATATTAAAAGAAGATTGCCTCGAGAAATTATGCAGAAGCTAGCTAAAGTAGCCAGATTAGCG CATGCAAGCAACGGCACAGTATCAAATGAACTCTTGAGCCGCCTCATGGGTTTTCTCGGCCATTTATGTCAAGTCAGAACATTAAAG CGACATCTAAAAGTCATGGTGACCACAAGCTTGTCCGCAAAGCAAGAGAAAGATGACAAATTTCAACTGATAAAGAAGGAAGTTGTTGAAATGGTTAAGACAAGTGTTCCTTCTCTGATATCTAAG GCTACTGAACAACAAAGTGGAGGATCTGTTGATTTGCAAGTCTCTTCTCATGCTGAAAAAGCAGCAAAAAGTCAGCAGTTTATGGACCCCACATTGGAGGACAAGATCTGCGATCTCTATGATATTTTTGTTGAT GGACTTGATGAAGATGCGGCTCCTCAAGTCAGAAAGTTATACGCTGAG CTTGCGCAGCTATGGCCCAAGGGGGTCATGGATAATCATGGAATAAAACGTGCAATTTGCCGTGCAAAAGAACGAAAGAGAACACTGGATGATAAGAATAAGGTGGAGTGCTCCCTTACTATTT GA
- the LOC141594642 gene encoding LOW QUALITY PROTEIN: 1-aminocyclopropane-1-carboxylate oxidase 5 (The sequence of the model RefSeq protein was modified relative to this genomic sequence to represent the inferred CDS: inserted 1 base in 1 codon) has translation MGVPVIDFSKLNGEERAATMAQLHNGCEEWGFFQLVNHGIPDELLERVKRVKLSLAHDTMRKTSTYMKKKMIFLIQLINVIHPTYIEDAVSKIFDYPYFPPTMTMLNEIIENKSEGKVEGVDWEDVFLLTDDNEWPVTTPGFKETMAEYRTELKKLAEKMMEIMDENLGLXKGYINKAFNTGESGENTSAFFGTKVSHYPPCPHPERVTGLRAHTDAGGVILLFQDDKVGGLQMLKGDEWIDVQPVPNAIVINTGDQIEVLSNGRYKSAWHRVLAHPEGTRRSIASFYNPSYKATIAPAPQLIEETVQDEDNIKTTPEMSVQYPKFLFGNYMSVYQEQKFLPKEPRFHAVQAM, from the exons ATGGGTGTTCCGGTTATCGACTTTTCTAAGCTTAACGGCGAAGAGAGGGCCGCTACCATGGCTCAGCTCCACAATGGTTGTGAAGAATGGGGATTTTTTCAG TTGGTGAACCATGGGATACCAGATGAGCTATTGGAGAGAGTCAAGAGAGTCA aattgTCTCTGGCTCACGATACCATGAGAAAAACCAGTACATatatgaagaagaagatgatttTTCTTATTCAATTAATCAACGTAATACATCCTACTTATATAGAAGATGCAGTTAGCAAGATATTTGACTATCCTTATTTTCCTCCTACAA TGACGATGTTGAATGAGATCATTGAGAACAAAAGTGAAGGCAAAGTTGAAGGTGTTGATTGGGAAGATGTCTTCCTTCTCACTGATGACAATGAGTGGCCTGTTACTACTCCTGGATTCAA GGAGACAATGGCAGAGTACAGAACAGAACTAAAGAAACTAGCCGAAAAAATGATGGAAATAATGGACGAGAATTTAGGAC GAAAAGGGTACATCAACAAGGCCTTCAACACCGGAGAATCAGGAGAAAACACTAGTGCCTTCTTCGGCACAAAAGTGAGTCACTACCCACCATGCCCCCACCCAGAACGCGTGACAGGCCTACGCGCCCACACAGATGCTGGAGGGGTGATCCTCCTCTTCCAGGACGACAAAGTGGGTGGCCTACAGATGCTCAAGGGCGATGAATGGATCGACGTTCAGCCTGTCCCAAATGCCATTGTTATCAACACTGGTGACCAGATTGAAGTCCTGAGTAATGGCAGGTACAAGAGTGCCTGGCATAGAGTGTTGGCTCATCCTGAGGGCACTCGTCGATCCATTGCCTCGTTCTATAACCCGTCTTACAAGGCCACCATTGCACCGGCCCCACAACTGATTGAAGAGACTGTTCAAGACGAGGACAACATTAAGACAACTCCAGAGATGAGTGTTCAGTACCCAAAGTTTCTGTTTGGGAATTACATGTCTGTGTATCAGGAACAGAAGTTCCTGCCTAAAGAGCCAAGGTTCCATGCAGTCCAGGCTATGTAA
- the LOC141596361 gene encoding ubinuclein-2-like isoform X1 has product MTEGAGTSAVTGGETTPSPATARTATSEKVGDRMRFTVEIRPGETTIVSWKKLMKDAAKAEGGGTSATAAVTAEVTAATAAVPALEARLAPVQPAANEDPPAPNRFSAVIEKIERLYKGKDSSDEEDLNDVPDDDQYDTEDSFIDDAELDEYFQVDKSKTKHDGYFVNKGILEKVVEPTESANPQPNKRRRKDVAKAAGSSDDGQGPRKRMKEGNKGTGKSLLSEKGVLHTSEGPIAKCSSESKFQNHHKIVANDKPLLDSSLRISHDDGSLTLAQISEKQKIGSFPAKKTSSKLKESRGNGDRTESIHNSHSLINDSGETKIVLHQKDNSVMRERIDLNLPDTKHSIQPVKNPVMHKKEISSGKSKANVLEKAIRDLEKSVAESRPPAVDALDGDSSSPYIKRRLPREIMQKLAKVARLAHASNGTVSNELLSRLMGFLGHLCQVRTLKRHLKVMVTTSLSAKQEKDDKFQLIKKEVVEMVKTSVPSLISKATEQQSGGSVDLQVSSHAEKAAKSQQFMDPTLEDKICDLYDIFVDGLDEDAAPQVRKLYAELAQLWPKGVMDNHGIKRAICRAKERKRTLDDKNKEQEKIKRKKVIATNPENIVPMEHNSATQSQYMDVKPAINPDSTALTHHNQFSSIAPAITSSTNGPNSNKVKGTNTNSHSDARIVDSMGMNVKKKVKKRSESSGRKVDLHPEKFSPYQEQDKLKQQEHPAVSHQVGSNKSSYSTIRLDPLA; this is encoded by the exons ATGACTGAGGGTGCTGGAACTTCCGCCGTTACCGGCGGTGAAACGACGCCGTCGCCGGCGACGGCGAGAACGGCAACGTCGGAGAAGGTTGGTGATAGGATGAGGTTTACGGTCGAGATACGGCCGGGGGAAACTACGATTGTATCGTGGAAGAAGCTTATGAAAGACGCTGCTAAGGCGGAAGGCGGTGGAACTTCCGCCACCGCCGCTGTCACAGCTGAGGTTACTGCTGCCACTGCAGCGGTGCCAGCTCTCGAAGCGCGGCTTGCTCCG GTTCAACCTGCTGCAAATGAGGATCCACCTGCGCCAAATCGTTTCAGTGCTGTTATTGAGAAAATTGAACGCCTTTATAAG GGCAAAGATAGCAGTGATGAGGAAGACCTTAATGACGTTCCAGATGATGATCAATATGATACAGAGGACTCATTCATTGATGACGCTGAACTG GATGAGTATTTTCAGGTGGATAAGTCAAAGACAAAGCATGATGGCTACTTTGTTAATAAGGGGATCCTAGAGAAAGT AGTTGAGCCAACAGAGTCAGCTAATCCTCAGCCAAATAAGAGGCGGAGGAAAGACGTGGCAAAGGCAGCTGGTAGTAGTGATGATGGTCAAGGTCCAAGAAAACGTATGAAGGAAGGTAACAAGGGTACTGGAAAATCATTATTATCTGAAAAGGGTGTTTTGCATACATCTGAAGGCCCTATTGCGAAGTGCTCCAGTGAATCCAAATTTCAGAATCACCACAAGATTGTGGCCAACGATAAACCTTTGCTGGATTCATCCTTGAGGATATCACATGATGATGGGTCCTTAACGTTAGCGCAGATTAGTGAAAAACAAAAGATTGGTAGCTTCCCAGCAAAAAAAACTAGTAGCAAGTTGAAAGAGTCCAGGGGAAATGGTGATAGAACTGAATCAATTCATAACTCTCACTCTCTAATAAACGATTCTGGGGAGACTAAAATAGTTTTACATCAGAAGGATAATAGTGTGATGCGTGAAAGAATAGACCTTAATCTTCCCGACACCAAGCATTCCATCCAGCCAGTG AAAAATCCTGTTATGCACAAAAAGGAAATTTCTAGTGGAAAGTCAAAAGCGAATGTGTTGGAAAAGGCCATTAGAGATCTGGAGAAGAGCGTAGCAGAAT CCAGACCACCAGCTGTAGATGCTCTAGATGGAGACTCTTCGTCACCATATATTAAAAGAAGATTGCCTCGAGAAATTATGCAGAAGCTAGCTAAAGTAGCCAGATTAGCG CATGCAAGCAACGGCACAGTATCAAATGAACTCTTGAGCCGCCTCATGGGTTTTCTCGGCCATTTATGTCAAGTCAGAACATTAAAG CGACATCTAAAAGTCATGGTGACCACAAGCTTGTCCGCAAAGCAAGAGAAAGATGACAAATTTCAACTGATAAAGAAGGAAGTTGTTGAAATGGTTAAGACAAGTGTTCCTTCTCTGATATCTAAG GCTACTGAACAACAAAGTGGAGGATCTGTTGATTTGCAAGTCTCTTCTCATGCTGAAAAAGCAGCAAAAAGTCAGCAGTTTATGGACCCCACATTGGAGGACAAGATCTGCGATCTCTATGATATTTTTGTTGAT GGACTTGATGAAGATGCGGCTCCTCAAGTCAGAAAGTTATACGCTGAG CTTGCGCAGCTATGGCCCAAGGGGGTCATGGATAATCATGGAATAAAACGTGCAATTTGCCGTGCAAAAGAACGAAAGAGAACACTGGATGATAAGAATAAG GAGCAGGAGAAAATCAAGAGGAAGAAGGTGATAGCTACAAATCCCGAGAACATAGTTCCCATGGAACACAATTCAGCTACACAATCACAATATATGGATGTGAAACCCGCCATTAATCCCGACAGTACTGCTCTCACTCACCACAACCAGTTTTCCAGTATTGCCCCTGCTATTACTTCATCGACAAATGGGCCTAATTCCAATAAAGTGAAGGGGACAAACACCAACTCCCACTCAGATGCTAGAATTGTCGACAGTATGGGAATGAACGTAAAGAAGAAGGTAAAAAAAAGATCAGAGAGCTCGGGTAGAAAAGTTGATCTTCACCCGGAAAAGTTTTCTCCATATCAGGAACAGGATAAACTAAAACAACAAGAGCATCCTGCAGTTTCTCACCAGGTTGGCTCTAATAAGTCAAGTTATAGTACCATTCGGCTCGATCCTTTGGCTTGA
- the LOC141596361 gene encoding ubinuclein-2-like isoform X2 has product MTEGAGTSAVTGGETTPSPATARTATSEKVGDRMRFTVEIRPGETTIVSWKKLMKDAAKAEGGGTSATAAVTAEVTAATAAVPALEARLAPVQPAANEDPPAPNRFSAVIEKIERLYKGKDSSDEEDLNDVPDDDQYDTEDSFIDDAELDEYFQVDKSKTKHDGYFVNKGILEKVVEPTESANPQPNKRRRKDVAKAAGSSDDGQGPRKRMKEGNKGTGKSLLSEKGVLHTSEGPIAKCSSESKFQNHHKIVANDKPLLDSSLRISHDDGSLTLAQISEKQKIGSFPAKKTSSKLKESRGNGDRTESIHNSHSLINDSGETKIVLHQKDNSVMRERIDLNLPDTKHSIQPVKNPVMHKKEISSGKSKANVLEKAIRDLEKSVAESRPPAVDALDGDSSSPYIKRRLPREIMQKLAKVARLAHASNGTVSNELLSRLMGFLGHLCQVRTLKRHLKVMVTTSLSAKQEKDDKFQLIKKEVVEMVKTSVPSLISKATEQQSGGSVDLQVSSHAEKAAKSQQFMDPTLEDKICDLYDIFVDGLDEDAAPQVRKLYAELAQLWPKGVMDNHGIKRAICRAKERKRTLDDKNKEQEKIKRKKVIATNPENIVPMEHNSATQSQYMDVKPAINPDSTALTHHNQFSSIAPAITSSTNGPNSNKVKGTNTNSHSDARIVDSMGMNVKKKVKKRSESSGRKVDLHPEKFSPYQEQDKLKQQEHPAVSHQN; this is encoded by the exons ATGACTGAGGGTGCTGGAACTTCCGCCGTTACCGGCGGTGAAACGACGCCGTCGCCGGCGACGGCGAGAACGGCAACGTCGGAGAAGGTTGGTGATAGGATGAGGTTTACGGTCGAGATACGGCCGGGGGAAACTACGATTGTATCGTGGAAGAAGCTTATGAAAGACGCTGCTAAGGCGGAAGGCGGTGGAACTTCCGCCACCGCCGCTGTCACAGCTGAGGTTACTGCTGCCACTGCAGCGGTGCCAGCTCTCGAAGCGCGGCTTGCTCCG GTTCAACCTGCTGCAAATGAGGATCCACCTGCGCCAAATCGTTTCAGTGCTGTTATTGAGAAAATTGAACGCCTTTATAAG GGCAAAGATAGCAGTGATGAGGAAGACCTTAATGACGTTCCAGATGATGATCAATATGATACAGAGGACTCATTCATTGATGACGCTGAACTG GATGAGTATTTTCAGGTGGATAAGTCAAAGACAAAGCATGATGGCTACTTTGTTAATAAGGGGATCCTAGAGAAAGT AGTTGAGCCAACAGAGTCAGCTAATCCTCAGCCAAATAAGAGGCGGAGGAAAGACGTGGCAAAGGCAGCTGGTAGTAGTGATGATGGTCAAGGTCCAAGAAAACGTATGAAGGAAGGTAACAAGGGTACTGGAAAATCATTATTATCTGAAAAGGGTGTTTTGCATACATCTGAAGGCCCTATTGCGAAGTGCTCCAGTGAATCCAAATTTCAGAATCACCACAAGATTGTGGCCAACGATAAACCTTTGCTGGATTCATCCTTGAGGATATCACATGATGATGGGTCCTTAACGTTAGCGCAGATTAGTGAAAAACAAAAGATTGGTAGCTTCCCAGCAAAAAAAACTAGTAGCAAGTTGAAAGAGTCCAGGGGAAATGGTGATAGAACTGAATCAATTCATAACTCTCACTCTCTAATAAACGATTCTGGGGAGACTAAAATAGTTTTACATCAGAAGGATAATAGTGTGATGCGTGAAAGAATAGACCTTAATCTTCCCGACACCAAGCATTCCATCCAGCCAGTG AAAAATCCTGTTATGCACAAAAAGGAAATTTCTAGTGGAAAGTCAAAAGCGAATGTGTTGGAAAAGGCCATTAGAGATCTGGAGAAGAGCGTAGCAGAAT CCAGACCACCAGCTGTAGATGCTCTAGATGGAGACTCTTCGTCACCATATATTAAAAGAAGATTGCCTCGAGAAATTATGCAGAAGCTAGCTAAAGTAGCCAGATTAGCG CATGCAAGCAACGGCACAGTATCAAATGAACTCTTGAGCCGCCTCATGGGTTTTCTCGGCCATTTATGTCAAGTCAGAACATTAAAG CGACATCTAAAAGTCATGGTGACCACAAGCTTGTCCGCAAAGCAAGAGAAAGATGACAAATTTCAACTGATAAAGAAGGAAGTTGTTGAAATGGTTAAGACAAGTGTTCCTTCTCTGATATCTAAG GCTACTGAACAACAAAGTGGAGGATCTGTTGATTTGCAAGTCTCTTCTCATGCTGAAAAAGCAGCAAAAAGTCAGCAGTTTATGGACCCCACATTGGAGGACAAGATCTGCGATCTCTATGATATTTTTGTTGAT GGACTTGATGAAGATGCGGCTCCTCAAGTCAGAAAGTTATACGCTGAG CTTGCGCAGCTATGGCCCAAGGGGGTCATGGATAATCATGGAATAAAACGTGCAATTTGCCGTGCAAAAGAACGAAAGAGAACACTGGATGATAAGAATAAG GAGCAGGAGAAAATCAAGAGGAAGAAGGTGATAGCTACAAATCCCGAGAACATAGTTCCCATGGAACACAATTCAGCTACACAATCACAATATATGGATGTGAAACCCGCCATTAATCCCGACAGTACTGCTCTCACTCACCACAACCAGTTTTCCAGTATTGCCCCTGCTATTACTTCATCGACAAATGGGCCTAATTCCAATAAAGTGAAGGGGACAAACACCAACTCCCACTCAGATGCTAGAATTGTCGACAGTATGGGAATGAACGTAAAGAAGAAGGTAAAAAAAAGATCAGAGAGCTCGGGTAGAAAAGTTGATCTTCACCCGGAAAAGTTTTCTCCATATCAGGAACAGGATAAACTAAAACAACAAGAGCATCCTGCAGTTTCTCACCAG AACTAA